A genomic region of Paramormyrops kingsleyae isolate MSU_618 chromosome 19, PKINGS_0.4, whole genome shotgun sequence contains the following coding sequences:
- the LOC111841266 gene encoding dnaJ homolog subfamily C member 27 isoform X2, which translates to METNLQKRRESKKSLRVKVISLGNAEVGKSCIIKRYCEKRFVSKYLATIGIDYGVTKVQVREREMKVNIFDMAGHPFFYEVRNEFYKDSQGVILVYDVGLKESFDALDSWLVEMKQEMGSYTNMESIVFVVCANKVDLTKRRVVDESEGRLWAESRGFQYFETSAQSGEGISEMFQPSGSSAITVACED; encoded by the exons ATGGAGACAAATTTGCAGAAGAGGCGTGAGAGTAAGAAATCGTTGCGAGTGAAAGTGATCAGCTTGGGAAACGCAGAAGTGGGTAAG AGCTGCATCATTAAACGATACTGTGAAAAAAGGTTTGTCTCCAAATATCTGGCCACTATCGGAATCGACTATGGCGTTACAAA AGTTCAAGTGCGGGAGAGAGAGATGAAAGTGAATATTTTTGATATGGCGGGACACCCATTCTTTTATGAG GTGAGGAACGAGTTTTACAAAGACTCTCAGGGGGTGATCCTGGTGTATGACGTGGGTCTGAAGGAGAGCTTTGATGCGCTGGACAGCTGGCTGGTGGAGATGAAACAGGAGATGGGCTCCTACACCAACATGGAGAGCATTGTCTTCGTTGTGTGTGCCAACAAG GTGGATCTGACGAAGCGGCGAGTGGTGGACGAGAGTGAGGGTCGACTTTGGGCAGAGAGTCGCGGTTTTCAGTACTTTGAGACATCAGCACAGAGCGGAGAGGGCATCAGCGAGATGTTCCAG CCCTCAGGCTCCTCAGCGATCACTGTAGCATGTGAGGACTGA